A section of the Bryobacteraceae bacterium genome encodes:
- a CDS encoding 2-oxoglutarate ferredoxin oxidoreductase subunit gamma has product MLTEIRIAGFGGQGVILATHILGRAASVHEGRYATMTQSYGPEARGGAASASLIVSDEPVLYPYVTHPDVLVVMSQEAYTRFTPEVKPGGFLLVEEDLVRLDRKAQGLRIYGIPATRFAEELGKKMVLNVIMTGFLCAVTKAVSVEATRKSVSESVPARFRDLNLQAFDRGVQYGEELLVRGPIVLEEFEELITEGDV; this is encoded by the coding sequence ATGTTGACAGAAATCCGCATCGCCGGCTTTGGCGGCCAGGGCGTGATCCTGGCCACGCACATTCTGGGGCGCGCCGCCAGCGTCCACGAGGGCCGTTACGCCACCATGACGCAGAGCTACGGGCCGGAGGCGCGCGGGGGCGCGGCCAGCGCCTCTCTCATTGTCAGCGACGAGCCCGTGCTGTACCCCTATGTGACGCACCCGGACGTCCTCGTCGTGATGTCGCAGGAGGCCTACACGCGATTCACGCCCGAGGTGAAGCCGGGGGGCTTCCTGCTGGTGGAGGAAGATCTTGTCCGGCTGGACCGCAAGGCACAGGGACTGCGGATCTACGGCATTCCGGCCACGCGCTTCGCCGAAGAGCTGGGCAAGAAGATGGTGCTGAACGTCATCATGACGGGCTTCCTGTGCGCCGTCACGAAGGCCGTCAGCGTGGAAGCGACACGGAAGTCCGTCTCCGAGAGCGTGCCGGCCCGCTTCCGCGACCTGAACCTGCAAGCCTTCGACCGGGGCGTGCAGTACGGCGAGGAGCTGCTGGTGCGCGGACCGATCGTGCTGGAGGAATTCGAGGAACTGATCACCGAAGGCGACGTCTGA
- a CDS encoding GTP-binding protein, whose product MPANLGPEYLAAEEEFRRAETIPERIAALEKMYAVLPKHKGTEKLQADIRRRLSQLRKENQKKGPARASPFYLIPREGIGQIALLGPPNSGKSSLLGALTHARPEVAPYPFTTHSPTPGMAQFEDVQIQLVDLPPLAPEWVEPWVAQVLRRADQTLLVVAADDPDDLSEIEFIEQQLEAWKLPPPRLMAVNKVDAPGGMDNFRVLAELYDGRYECLPVSAQTGDGLQPLLRRCFELLDVVRVYTKAPGRKPDLDAPYVLKRGSTVLDAARHVHRDFAEHLKLARLYRRDRLEEGLPVSRDHVLEDGDILEFHA is encoded by the coding sequence ATGCCTGCCAACCTCGGGCCCGAGTACCTGGCAGCGGAAGAGGAGTTTCGCCGCGCGGAGACGATTCCGGAGCGCATCGCGGCGCTCGAAAAGATGTACGCGGTGCTACCCAAGCACAAGGGCACGGAGAAGCTCCAGGCTGACATCCGCCGCCGCCTCTCGCAACTGCGGAAGGAAAATCAGAAAAAAGGCCCGGCGCGGGCGTCGCCGTTTTACCTGATTCCGAGGGAAGGCATCGGGCAGATTGCCCTGCTCGGCCCGCCGAACTCCGGCAAGTCCAGCCTCCTTGGCGCGCTCACGCACGCGCGGCCGGAAGTGGCCCCCTACCCCTTCACCACGCACTCGCCGACGCCAGGCATGGCGCAGTTTGAGGACGTGCAGATCCAGCTTGTGGACCTGCCGCCGCTGGCGCCGGAGTGGGTGGAGCCTTGGGTGGCCCAGGTGCTGCGCCGCGCCGACCAGACGCTGCTGGTGGTGGCCGCCGACGACCCGGACGACCTCAGCGAGATTGAGTTCATCGAGCAGCAACTGGAGGCATGGAAGCTGCCCCCGCCGCGCCTGATGGCGGTCAACAAGGTGGACGCTCCCGGAGGGATGGACAATTTCCGCGTTCTTGCCGAACTGTACGACGGACGCTACGAGTGCCTCCCCGTGAGCGCGCAGACGGGCGACGGGCTGCAACCGTTGCTCCGCCGCTGCTTCGAACTGCTGGACGTTGTCCGTGTCTACACCAAGGCGCCCGGCAGGAAGCCGGACCTGGATGCGCCCTACGTGCTGAAGCGCGGCTCAACGGTGCTCGACGCGGCGCGCCACGTACACCGCGACTTTGCCGAGCACCTGAAGCTGGCCCGGCTTTACCGCCGGGACCGGCTGGAGGAAGGTCTGCCGGTGAGCCGGGACCACGTCCTGGAGGACGGCGATATTCTGGAATTCCATGCGTAA
- the priA gene encoding primosomal protein N', producing the protein MTGEIFRYADVSVPAPLDRAFTYELPETLRHRVQPGCRLLVPFGPRKLAGVVLRVHNDPPEVEPRQALRLLDAEPAFDGEMMELARWVAHYYCAPLGEVLRSMAPLAADVRHTRIWALTQKGLDVTRQLGLDGQTGDPAEEILRALEARPLSEATLARKVPGARKILASLERKGLVEAEAAAGQRDPLRAPSSKLLAEFVARPAESVKLTRAERELLAYLELHPGPHRLSSLEDAVKGASPAARSLARKNLVRLHYELATGDPSWARPRHTLTGPQQRAFDAIRQALEAGRYQAFLLHGVTGSGKTEVYLNAIEAALAMGRGALLLVPEIALTPAVAGQFHARFGDQVAILHSAFNDAERAQQWKRLRSGLARVGVGTRSAVFAPVRNLGLIIVDEEHDQSYKQEETPRYNGRDVAVVRAQRAGAVAVLGSATPSLESRYNVERGKYSLLELPARIADRPMPSVEIIDMREEFLETRRSELFSRRLREAIAAKLEAGEQTILLMNRRGFSSAVSCRSCGERLQCVNCAIGLTFHRRDNRLLCHYCNYAQRVPKVCPNCGSEYLYFLGSGSEKVEDELSRYFPEARVARLDRDTAAGKNQYERILGGFREGAYDILVGTQMIAKGHDIPNVTLVGVINADIGLSLPDFRAAERTFQLLTQVAGRAGRHHLPGLVLIQTNAPDHYAIRCAAAQDYAKFYEKELEFRRLMRYPPFCAMANVLLRAPTQEGAMRLAGEAAQVLGPGGEGVKILGPAEAPVPRLKNEYRYQILIKALSRPKLNEMLHALRRHAAAEKWPATALVVDVDPVTLL; encoded by the coding sequence ATGACGGGCGAAATTTTCCGCTACGCGGACGTGAGCGTCCCGGCCCCGCTGGATCGAGCCTTCACCTACGAACTGCCGGAGACGCTGCGTCACCGCGTCCAGCCGGGCTGCCGGCTGCTGGTGCCCTTCGGCCCGCGCAAGCTGGCCGGCGTGGTGTTGCGCGTGCACAATGACCCGCCGGAGGTCGAGCCGCGCCAAGCGCTGCGGCTGCTGGACGCCGAGCCTGCGTTTGACGGTGAGATGATGGAGCTCGCCCGCTGGGTGGCGCACTATTACTGCGCGCCGCTCGGCGAAGTGCTCCGCTCGATGGCGCCACTGGCGGCCGACGTGCGCCACACCCGCATCTGGGCGCTCACGCAGAAGGGCCTGGACGTGACCCGGCAGCTCGGACTCGACGGACAGACCGGGGATCCGGCCGAAGAGATCCTGCGGGCGCTGGAGGCGCGGCCTCTGTCGGAGGCCACGCTGGCGCGCAAGGTCCCGGGCGCGCGGAAGATTCTCGCATCGCTGGAGCGCAAGGGGCTGGTGGAAGCCGAAGCGGCGGCCGGGCAGCGGGACCCTCTGCGGGCGCCATCGTCCAAGCTGCTGGCCGAATTTGTGGCGCGCCCTGCGGAAAGCGTGAAGCTGACCCGCGCCGAGCGGGAGCTGCTCGCCTACCTGGAGCTGCACCCGGGCCCGCACCGGCTGTCGTCGCTGGAGGACGCAGTGAAGGGAGCCTCGCCGGCGGCGCGTTCGCTGGCCCGCAAAAACCTGGTCCGCCTGCATTACGAGCTCGCCACCGGCGACCCGTCATGGGCGCGCCCGCGCCACACGCTCACCGGGCCGCAGCAGCGCGCCTTCGATGCCATCCGTCAGGCGCTGGAAGCGGGCCGCTATCAGGCCTTCCTGCTGCATGGCGTCACCGGTTCCGGCAAGACCGAAGTCTACCTGAACGCCATTGAAGCCGCGCTCGCAATGGGACGGGGTGCGCTGCTGCTGGTGCCCGAGATCGCACTGACGCCTGCCGTCGCCGGCCAGTTCCACGCGCGTTTCGGCGACCAGGTGGCCATCCTTCACTCCGCCTTCAACGACGCCGAGCGCGCCCAGCAGTGGAAGCGGCTTCGTTCCGGCCTGGCGCGCGTCGGCGTGGGCACGCGCTCGGCGGTGTTCGCGCCGGTCCGGAACCTGGGGCTGATCATCGTCGATGAAGAGCACGACCAGAGCTACAAGCAGGAGGAAACGCCCCGCTATAACGGGCGCGACGTCGCGGTGGTGCGGGCGCAGCGCGCCGGCGCGGTGGCGGTGCTCGGCTCGGCGACGCCGTCGCTCGAAAGCCGCTACAACGTCGAGCGCGGCAAGTATTCGCTGCTCGAGCTGCCGGCCCGCATCGCCGACCGGCCCATGCCCTCGGTGGAAATCATCGACATGCGGGAGGAATTTCTGGAAACGCGGCGGAGCGAACTTTTTTCCCGCCGCCTTCGCGAGGCGATTGCGGCAAAACTGGAGGCCGGCGAGCAGACCATTCTGCTGATGAACCGCCGCGGATTTTCTTCCGCCGTCTCCTGCCGCTCCTGCGGCGAAAGGCTCCAGTGCGTGAACTGCGCCATCGGACTCACCTTTCACCGCCGCGACAACCGGCTGCTCTGCCATTACTGCAATTACGCGCAGCGGGTGCCGAAAGTCTGTCCGAACTGCGGCAGCGAATACCTGTATTTTCTCGGCTCCGGTAGCGAAAAAGTGGAGGATGAATTGAGCCGTTATTTTCCGGAGGCGCGGGTGGCGCGGCTGGACCGCGACACGGCGGCCGGAAAGAACCAGTACGAGCGGATCCTCGGCGGCTTCCGCGAGGGCGCCTATGACATTCTCGTCGGCACGCAGATGATCGCCAAGGGCCACGACATCCCGAACGTCACGCTCGTCGGCGTCATCAACGCCGACATCGGCCTTTCCCTGCCCGACTTCCGCGCCGCCGAGCGCACCTTCCAGCTCCTCACGCAGGTGGCAGGCCGCGCGGGCCGCCATCACCTGCCGGGGCTGGTGCTCATTCAGACCAACGCGCCCGACCATTACGCCATCCGCTGCGCCGCCGCCCAGGACTACGCGAAGTTTTACGAAAAGGAGCTCGAGTTCCGCCGCCTGATGCGCTATCCGCCGTTCTGCGCCATGGCCAACGTGCTGCTGCGCGCACCCACGCAGGAGGGCGCCATGCGCCTGGCGGGCGAGGCGGCGCAGGTGCTGGGCCCTGGCGGCGAGGGCGTGAAGATCCTCGGTCCCGCGGAAGCGCCGGTGCCGAGGCTGAAAAACGAATACCGCTACCAGATCCTCATCAAGGCGCTTTCGCGGCCGAAACTGAACGAAATGCTCCACGCGCTGCGGCGTCACGCCGCTGCGGAGAAGTGGCCCGCCACCGCCCTGGTGGTGGACGTCGACCCAGTGACCCTGTTATGA
- a CDS encoding GNAT family acetyltransferase, translating into MQAWERNAANLAASLSFYGRVTQEPGLRLITSWVTHPVFNIALLDGPAPDPPGQESTELDRRIERAAAHYRALGRSWSFWICEHLVGPRTLRRLYRIFDAHGMSCIAEPPGMEIDELPPPRRPLPEIQIREAAETQARLDFADIVGQCFYIPPPLAHEVYDDPSRWGAPLEILVGYAGPRAVTCAAFMEAAGAIGIYSVGTLPGWRGKGYAEAIMRAGVGRLRRRGAQGPIVLQSSPSGFDLYRRLGFRRCTRYYVFSS; encoded by the coding sequence ATGCAGGCATGGGAGCGCAATGCGGCCAACCTGGCCGCCTCGCTTTCCTTCTACGGACGGGTAACGCAGGAGCCCGGACTGCGCCTGATCACGAGCTGGGTGACGCATCCGGTGTTCAACATCGCGCTGCTGGACGGGCCGGCGCCGGATCCGCCGGGGCAGGAGTCGACCGAGCTCGACCGCCGCATTGAGAGGGCCGCGGCGCACTACCGCGCCCTGGGCCGATCCTGGTCCTTCTGGATCTGCGAGCACTTGGTAGGCCCGCGCACATTGCGGCGCCTGTACCGCATCTTCGACGCGCACGGCATGTCGTGCATCGCCGAGCCGCCCGGTATGGAGATCGACGAGCTGCCGCCGCCCCGCCGGCCGTTGCCGGAGATCCAGATCCGCGAGGCCGCCGAGACCCAGGCGAGGCTGGACTTCGCCGACATCGTCGGTCAGTGCTTCTACATCCCGCCTCCGTTGGCTCACGAAGTCTATGACGACCCCTCCCGCTGGGGCGCGCCGCTGGAGATCCTGGTTGGTTATGCCGGCCCGCGCGCCGTCACCTGCGCCGCTTTCATGGAGGCCGCGGGGGCCATCGGCATCTATTCGGTGGGCACGCTGCCCGGGTGGCGCGGCAAAGGATATGCTGAAGCGATCATGCGTGCCGGAGTGGGGAGGCTGCGCCGGCGTGGCGCGCAGGGTCCGATCGTGCTGCAATCGTCGCCCTCCGGTTTTGATCTCTACCGCCGTCTGGGCTTCCGCCGCTGCACGCGATACTATGTGTTCTCATCCTGA
- the hutH gene encoding histidine ammonia-lyase, whose product MVSLNGESLTLEQVEAVARRDEPVELDPHAAKRMRASREWVEQVAAGSQPVYAVNTGVGYLADERISAEDLDRLQENVVRSHAVGVGEPLPREIVRAMMLIRANVLARGLSGIRPLVARRLCALLNHGVTPVVPSRGSVGASGDLAPLAHMALVLMGEGEAEYQGRRMSGGDALAAAGIEPLRLHAKEGISLVNGTQAMLGAGVLALLDIEDLCEIADVACALSTDALRGTPRAFDPRIHAARPHPGQIRSARLLERLMQGSEIRESHRTCRHVQDAYSLRCAPQVHGAVRDAAAEARRVFSIELNAATDNPLVFDGEILSGGNFHGQPLALVMDWLAIALCSLAGISERRIDRMVNPMLNEGLPAFLASHPGLESGLMMWQVTAAALVAELRVLAAPASTGSITTSGNKEDFVSMGMTAALKLRQAVELARTVLAIELVAASQAIEFLRPLRTSPVLEEFLERLRERAPARRGDFAGAPVMAAVAEWLRRWHELPRPWADQSG is encoded by the coding sequence ATGGTCAGCCTGAACGGGGAATCCCTCACGCTCGAGCAGGTGGAAGCGGTGGCGCGCCGTGACGAGCCGGTGGAGCTCGACCCGCACGCGGCAAAGCGCATGCGCGCCTCGCGCGAATGGGTGGAGCAGGTGGCGGCCGGCAGCCAGCCCGTTTACGCGGTGAATACGGGAGTCGGCTACCTGGCCGATGAGCGCATCAGCGCCGAGGACCTCGACCGGCTCCAGGAGAACGTCGTCCGCTCGCATGCCGTGGGCGTGGGCGAGCCGCTGCCGCGCGAGATCGTGCGGGCGATGATGCTGATCCGCGCCAACGTGCTCGCCAGGGGGCTGAGCGGCATCCGGCCACTGGTGGCACGGCGGCTGTGCGCGCTGCTCAACCACGGCGTCACGCCGGTGGTGCCGTCGCGCGGCAGCGTGGGCGCCAGCGGCGACCTGGCGCCGCTGGCCCACATGGCGCTGGTGCTGATGGGCGAGGGGGAGGCCGAATATCAGGGCCGGCGCATGAGCGGCGGCGACGCGCTGGCAGCGGCGGGCATCGAACCCCTCCGGCTGCACGCCAAGGAGGGCATCTCGCTGGTGAACGGCACGCAGGCGATGCTGGGCGCGGGCGTGCTCGCGCTGCTGGACATCGAAGACCTGTGCGAGATCGCCGACGTCGCCTGCGCGCTCTCGACGGACGCCCTGCGCGGCACGCCGCGCGCCTTTGACCCGCGCATCCACGCCGCCCGCCCGCATCCGGGCCAGATCCGCAGCGCGCGTCTGCTCGAGCGGCTGATGCAGGGGAGCGAGATCCGCGAGTCCCACCGCACCTGCCGGCACGTGCAGGACGCCTATTCGCTGCGCTGCGCCCCGCAGGTCCACGGCGCGGTGCGCGACGCCGCGGCCGAAGCGCGACGCGTGTTTTCCATCGAACTCAACGCCGCCACCGACAACCCACTCGTCTTCGACGGGGAGATTCTTTCCGGCGGGAATTTCCACGGCCAGCCGCTCGCCCTGGTGATGGACTGGCTGGCGATCGCGCTCTGCTCGCTGGCCGGAATCAGCGAACGCCGCATCGACCGCATGGTGAACCCGATGCTGAACGAGGGGCTGCCGGCGTTTCTCGCTTCGCACCCGGGGCTTGAATCGGGGCTGATGATGTGGCAGGTGACCGCCGCCGCGCTGGTGGCCGAGCTGCGCGTGCTGGCCGCGCCTGCCTCGACCGGCTCGATCACCACCAGCGGCAACAAGGAAGACTTCGTCAGCATGGGGATGACCGCGGCGCTGAAGCTGCGGCAGGCCGTGGAGCTGGCGCGCACCGTGCTGGCGATCGAGCTTGTGGCCGCCTCTCAGGCCATCGAATTCCTGCGGCCGCTGCGGACCAGCCCAGTGCTGGAGGAGTTTCTGGAGCGGCTGCGCGAGCGCGCGCCGGCGCGGCGCGGCGATTTTGCGGGCGCGCCGGTGATGGCCGCCGTGGCCGAATGGCTCCGCCGCTGGCACGAGCTGCCGCGCCCGTGGGCGGACCAGTCAGGATGA
- a CDS encoding rRNA methyltransferase: protein MKEPRLPAVFLLDHIRSMYNVGAFFRTADAAGIERLILCGITAHPPQPGVAKTALGAERAVAWEYHVDALVPLRMLRARGYELAAVETAEAALDLFEWQPRWPVCAVFGNEVDGLSDGVLSVCDVRVRIPMRGSKSSLNVATAGGVVAYELLRKWRVSRPRDILP, encoded by the coding sequence ATGAAAGAACCGCGGCTGCCGGCCGTCTTTCTGCTGGATCACATCCGCTCGATGTACAACGTCGGGGCGTTTTTCCGCACTGCGGACGCGGCGGGCATTGAAAGGCTCATTCTGTGCGGCATCACCGCGCACCCGCCACAGCCGGGCGTGGCCAAGACGGCGCTCGGGGCCGAGCGCGCCGTCGCCTGGGAGTATCACGTGGACGCGCTGGTTCCGCTGCGCATGCTGCGGGCGCGCGGCTACGAACTCGCCGCGGTCGAAACGGCCGAAGCGGCCCTGGACCTGTTCGAATGGCAGCCGCGCTGGCCCGTCTGCGCGGTCTTCGGCAACGAAGTGGACGGGCTGTCCGACGGCGTGCTGTCCGTGTGCGACGTGCGTGTGCGCATCCCGATGCGCGGGTCGAAAAGTTCGCTGAACGTGGCCACCGCCGGCGGTGTCGTGGCCTATGAGCTGCTCCGGAAATGGCGCGTTTCGCGGCCGCGGGATATCCTGCCGTGA
- a CDS encoding hypothetical protein (possible pseudo, internal stop codon, frameshifted), with product MNGLLVAALMAGIGSTEAIQVGEGHILVWRTHALQSGVHRGITRGYVMVHGTNRNAEDYFRWALASTAAANRLDTTAVVAPHFKARTQAGKGDPVEPGEWYWTNEGWKAGLGALNGAVTSFDAMDRILECFNDASRFPDLKEVVVAGHSAGGQFVQRYAVFNRQEPKMRVHVRYVPANPSSYVYLDEFRLSQGSVCSPQGGCNGEFTKYWDAGNCTTYNQFRYGLENLEGYAAGMDPVQLRRQFAARDVTYLVGELDTRTDDPTLDRSCPAQAQGPNRRERGITFWNYMKLRFQAPHRFDIAPGCGHAAVCVFAGPAGVRAVFRD from the coding sequence ATGAACGGTTTGCTGGTCGCCGCCCTGATGGCGGGCATCGGAAGCACGGAAGCCATTCAGGTCGGCGAGGGACACATCCTCGTCTGGCGGACTCATGCCCTGCAAAGCGGCGTCCACCGCGGCATCACCCGCGGCTACGTGATGGTCCATGGTACGAATCGAAACGCGGAGGACTATTTCCGCTGGGCGCTGGCTTCCACCGCCGCCGCCAACCGGCTGGACACGACGGCGGTGGTGGCACCGCACTTCAAGGCGCGGACGCAGGCAGGCAAGGGGGATCCGGTGGAGCCCGGTGAATGGTACTGGACGAACGAAGGCTGGAAGGCGGGCTTGGGCGCGTTGAATGGCGCGGTCACTTCTTTTGACGCCATGGACCGGATCCTCGAATGTTTCAACGACGCCTCGCGTTTCCCTGACCTGAAAGAGGTGGTCGTGGCCGGCCACTCAGCCGGAGGGCAGTTCGTCCAGCGCTATGCCGTATTCAACCGGCAGGAGCCGAAGATGCGGGTTCACGTGCGCTATGTGCCCGCCAACCCGTCCAGCTATGTCTACCTGGATGAATTCCGGCTCAGCCAGGGCAGCGTCTGCTCGCCGCAGGGCGGATGCAATGGGGAGTTCACGAAATACTGGGACGCGGGCAATTGCACCACCTACAATCAGTTCCGCTACGGGCTGGAGAACCTGGAAGGCTACGCGGCGGGGATGGATCCGGTGCAGCTCCGCAGGCAGTTCGCCGCGAGGGACGTGACGTATCTGGTGGGCGAGCTCGACACGCGCACCGACGACCCGACACTGGACCGGAGCTGTCCGGCGCAGGCGCAGGGGCCGAACCGGCGCGAGCGCGGCATCACGTTCTGGAACTACATGAAGCTGCGCTTCCAGGCGCCGCACCGGTTCGACATCGCTCCGGGCTGCGGCCACGCGGCGGTCTGCGTCTTCGCCGGGCCTGCCGGCGTGCGGGCGGTGTTCCGGGACTGA
- a CDS encoding arylsulfatase A family protein — protein MELTRRGLMGHLAAPLLMQRRGGTPPPNIVLVLADGLPAWVLGCYGNQEIRTPNIDRLAAAGTRMALCFTPAPAGPPGRASLFSGRPPARHGVTAAAGGQAEEGQAPPSFAKESLLSDLLAAAGYRCGFVGLWGMGAVEKPGHGFEFAAILRRPVHENPDFILDGSPVSAKGYLADLLTKYASDFLGRQQKEKPFFLAISHLSPGGPLEGHPARFLGQYADVRFATFGIMPAAANAAQGREFLDNPLPALRRYAAAVSALDEQVGALHRRILELGLFDNTLFVFTSSHGALLGRHGLWGDGRASRPANLYEEVIHVPMIWSWPGRVPTHNVRPELVSLYDLLPAVVEAAGAGASKEPQTCSRSFLPLVMNRPLPKKNPWPDIVFAQLEDAVMARDKYYKLIVRGDGRGELYDIRKDPRERNNVYGDPGFSTVRAVLEKKLAAWRTSCG, from the coding sequence ATGGAACTGACACGACGCGGGCTGATGGGACATCTGGCGGCCCCGCTGCTCATGCAGCGCCGCGGGGGGACGCCGCCCCCGAACATCGTTCTGGTGCTCGCCGACGGACTGCCTGCCTGGGTTCTGGGCTGCTACGGCAATCAGGAGATCCGCACCCCAAACATCGACCGGCTGGCGGCTGCGGGAACGCGCATGGCCCTGTGCTTCACGCCGGCGCCGGCCGGGCCGCCCGGAAGGGCCTCCCTGTTCAGCGGACGTCCGCCTGCCCGGCATGGCGTGACGGCCGCGGCCGGCGGCCAAGCAGAAGAAGGGCAGGCGCCGCCCTCGTTTGCGAAGGAGAGCCTTCTGAGCGACCTGCTGGCCGCGGCCGGTTACCGGTGCGGATTCGTGGGCCTGTGGGGCATGGGCGCAGTGGAGAAGCCCGGGCACGGGTTCGAATTTGCCGCCATTCTGCGCCGCCCGGTTCATGAGAATCCGGATTTCATCCTTGACGGCAGTCCTGTTTCAGCCAAAGGATATCTGGCGGATCTTCTGACAAAATACGCCAGCGATTTTCTCGGCCGCCAGCAGAAGGAAAAACCGTTTTTCCTCGCCATTTCCCATCTTTCCCCGGGCGGTCCGCTGGAGGGCCACCCCGCCCGCTTCCTCGGCCAGTACGCGGATGTGCGGTTCGCCACCTTCGGCATCATGCCGGCCGCGGCGAATGCCGCCCAGGGGCGGGAATTCCTCGACAATCCGCTGCCGGCGCTCCGCCGCTATGCGGCCGCCGTCAGCGCGCTCGACGAACAGGTGGGCGCGCTGCACCGCAGGATCCTGGAGCTCGGCCTCTTCGACAACACGCTGTTCGTCTTCACGAGCAGCCATGGCGCCCTGCTGGGCCGCCACGGCCTCTGGGGCGACGGGCGGGCGTCCCGTCCGGCCAACCTCTATGAGGAGGTGATCCACGTGCCGATGATCTGGTCCTGGCCGGGCCGCGTGCCCACGCACAACGTGCGTCCGGAACTCGTGAGCCTGTATGACCTTCTGCCGGCCGTGGTTGAAGCGGCGGGCGCCGGAGCTTCGAAGGAGCCCCAGACGTGCAGCCGCAGCTTCCTGCCGCTGGTGATGAACCGGCCTCTGCCAAAGAAAAATCCCTGGCCGGACATCGTGTTTGCCCAGCTCGAAGATGCCGTGATGGCGCGCGACAAATATTACAAGCTCATCGTGCGCGGAGACGGGCGCGGCGAGCTGTACGACATCCGCAAGGACCCGCGGGAGCGCAACAACGTTTACGGCGATCCGGGCTTTTCCACCGTCCGCGCCGTGCTGGAAAAGAAGCTGGCGGCCTGGCGGACCTCCTGCGGCTGA